A single region of the Streptomyces sp. NBC_01803 genome encodes:
- a CDS encoding DUF3533 domain-containing protein, producing MDRIAGYGTADNRTEARGAVTPRAALLVLGVLLLHLAFITSYLGALHDPEPDRVPIAVVAPDDVRGELIGRLDALPGGPLDPDHRAKDADDARRQVERRDIDGALIVDPGSAVDTLYVAGGGGSSLAQALTDVIREAEAAEQRTVTVEDVAPVGDHDSRGLSSFYLIVGWCLGGYLCAAALAVSAGVRPATVGRALRRLLLLGVYSLIAGLVGAVIAGPVLEALPGRVVALALLGALVVFATGALTFACQGLLGIVGIGVALLLVVVLGNPSAGGPYPYPLLPPFWQAIGPALIPGAGTWLARSIAYFDGRAVLGPLLVLALWAIAGTALTLLFAKLRGGSRSSLDELSFH from the coding sequence ATGGATCGGATAGCCGGATACGGCACGGCCGACAACCGCACCGAGGCGCGGGGCGCCGTGACGCCGCGCGCCGCGCTGCTTGTCCTCGGTGTACTGCTGCTCCACCTCGCGTTCATCACCTCCTACCTCGGCGCCCTCCACGACCCGGAGCCCGATCGCGTCCCGATCGCGGTGGTGGCGCCGGACGACGTGCGCGGCGAGCTGATCGGCCGTCTGGACGCGCTGCCGGGTGGACCGCTCGACCCCGACCACCGAGCCAAGGACGCCGACGACGCCCGCCGCCAGGTCGAACGGCGCGATATCGACGGCGCGTTGATCGTGGATCCCGGTAGCGCGGTCGACACCCTCTACGTCGCCGGCGGCGGCGGCTCCTCGCTCGCGCAGGCCCTGACCGACGTGATCCGCGAGGCGGAGGCGGCCGAACAGCGCACCGTCACCGTGGAGGACGTGGCACCGGTCGGCGACCACGACAGCCGCGGCCTGTCGTCGTTCTATCTGATCGTCGGCTGGTGTCTGGGTGGTTACCTCTGCGCGGCGGCCCTCGCCGTCAGCGCGGGTGTCCGCCCGGCCACGGTCGGCCGGGCGCTGCGGCGCCTCCTGCTCCTCGGCGTCTACTCGCTGATCGCCGGGCTCGTCGGCGCGGTGATCGCCGGGCCGGTGCTGGAGGCGCTGCCGGGGCGGGTGGTCGCCCTGGCCCTGCTGGGCGCGCTGGTGGTGTTCGCCACCGGGGCGCTGACCTTCGCCTGCCAGGGCCTGCTGGGCATCGTCGGCATCGGCGTGGCGCTGCTGCTCGTCGTCGTGCTGGGCAACCCCAGCGCGGGTGGTCCCTATCCCTATCCGCTGCTGCCACCGTTCTGGCAGGCCATCGGTCCGGCGCTCATCCCGGGCGCGGGCACCTGGCTCGCCCGTTCCATCGCGTACTTCGACGGGCGGGCCGTCCTCGGGCCGTTGCTGGTGCTCGCCCTCTGGGCGATCGCCGGGACGGCGCTCACCCTGCTGTTCGCCAAGCTGCGCGGCGGGTCGCGCTCGTCGCTGGACGAGCTGAGCTTCCACTGA
- a CDS encoding GntR family transcriptional regulator — translation MEPTRTETAGPVPSASGPAAVRPAPPAGRRPRPLPARHSVRDQVLAALREDLARGELAPGRTYSAPALAERYGVSATPVREAMQRLASEGAVEIVPNRGFRVAGRSARDTAELAEVRSALEVPAVLRLARALPPERWDELRPLADATVGAASAGDRAAYAAADRAFHRALMRLTGNRQLVAITEDLHRRAQVPAAHGALPETAELLADALEHTALLDALRVGDYAGAEALALRHLAPPREPTLDPDAGKSPSGG, via the coding sequence ATGGAGCCCACCCGAACGGAGACAGCCGGACCGGTGCCGTCGGCCTCGGGCCCGGCGGCGGTCCGGCCCGCGCCGCCCGCCGGGCGGCGCCCGCGCCCGCTGCCCGCCCGGCATTCGGTGCGCGACCAGGTCCTCGCCGCCCTGCGGGAGGACCTGGCGCGCGGCGAACTCGCCCCGGGCCGAACGTATTCGGCGCCCGCGCTCGCCGAGCGCTACGGGGTGTCCGCGACGCCCGTGCGGGAGGCGATGCAGCGGCTGGCCAGCGAGGGCGCGGTCGAGATAGTGCCCAACCGCGGCTTCCGCGTCGCCGGGCGCAGCGCGCGCGACACGGCGGAGCTGGCCGAGGTCCGCTCCGCCCTGGAGGTGCCGGCCGTCCTGCGGCTGGCCCGCGCCCTGCCGCCCGAGCGCTGGGACGAGCTGCGCCCGCTGGCCGACGCAACGGTCGGCGCCGCCTCGGCGGGTGACCGGGCCGCGTACGCGGCGGCGGACCGCGCCTTCCACCGGGCGCTGATGAGGCTGACCGGGAACCGTCAGCTGGTCGCGATCACCGAGGACCTGCACCGCAGGGCCCAGGTCCCGGCCGCGCACGGCGCGCTCCCCGAGACCGCCGAACTCCTCGCGGACGCCCTGGAACACACGGCCCTGCTCGACGCGCTCCGCGTGGGCGACTACGCGGGTGCCGAGGCACTGGCGCTGCGCCACTTGGCCCCACCCCGGGAGCCGACCCTCGATCCGGACGCCGGGAAGTCCCCCTCCGGCGGCTGA
- a CDS encoding (2Fe-2S)-binding protein: MTVPALVRTTPLAPAFARVAEVMPALRITEEEPRHGDGWTRGSDLAAGGPALDELLAVNAERLLAEYGTRARPDVIAGFALHRYAWPAAVLFTFPHFLLRRVPWLAPGDVSFHPGEGRVTVRATAFSCLPDDPDAGHPLARIVRDEEALRAAVRQAAADHLGPVLTAFGPHMRRGPRALWGAATDELVESLWYMGSLVGEERRAMTEAGLLLPGSTAPFTPGAGFRELAGPDGRPLATRDRASCCMYYTLRPEDTCVTCPRTCDTERAIRLAAS, encoded by the coding sequence ATGACCGTGCCCGCGCTTGTCCGGACCACGCCGCTCGCGCCCGCCTTCGCCCGGGTCGCCGAGGTCATGCCCGCACTGCGCATCACCGAGGAGGAGCCGCGGCACGGCGACGGCTGGACGCGCGGGAGCGACCTCGCGGCCGGCGGGCCCGCCCTGGACGAGCTGCTGGCCGTCAACGCCGAGCGGCTCCTGGCGGAGTACGGCACCCGCGCGCGGCCCGACGTGATCGCCGGCTTCGCCCTCCACCGTTACGCCTGGCCGGCCGCCGTCCTGTTCACCTTCCCCCACTTCCTGCTGCGCCGCGTCCCGTGGCTCGCGCCCGGAGACGTCTCGTTCCATCCGGGCGAGGGGCGGGTCACCGTCCGGGCCACCGCGTTCAGCTGCCTGCCCGACGATCCGGACGCCGGCCATCCGCTGGCGCGGATCGTCCGCGACGAGGAGGCGCTGCGTGCCGCCGTGCGGCAGGCCGCCGCCGACCATCTCGGGCCGGTGCTCACCGCGTTCGGCCCGCACATGCGGCGCGGGCCGCGCGCGCTGTGGGGCGCGGCCACCGACGAGCTGGTCGAGTCGCTCTGGTACATGGGCAGCCTGGTCGGCGAGGAGCGACGGGCCATGACCGAGGCCGGGCTGCTGCTGCCGGGCTCCACCGCCCCGTTCACACCCGGCGCCGGGTTCCGCGAGCTGGCCGGGCCGGACGGGAGGCCGCTGGCGACGCGGGACCGGGCGAGCTGCTGCATGTACTACACGCTGCGTCCCGAGGACACGTGCGTCACCTGCCCGCGCACCTGTGACACCGAACGAGCTATCAGACTGGCCGCAAGCTGA
- a CDS encoding DUF2637 domain-containing protein, with product MTSTDIEFSWVLAAAVLLIGFLAAVALLTRGRKPRKDAGDSSDSWERLETTRRRRERIYASASYTLLFCCAGVAAALSFQGLVGFGRQNLDLSNGWEYLVPFGLDGAAMFCAVIAVREASHGDSSMGSRMLVWMFAGAAAWFNWVHAPRGTGHAGAAHFFAGMSLSAAVLFDRALKQTRRTALREQGLVPRPMPQIRFVRWMRAPRETFGAWSLMLLENVRTLDEAVEEVRDERRKKDEQRTVRREQRKLERARMRALGGHHNMLGRGAVAQVPAPSEPAALESGLPRRALHAPPEDPLTTAAPGRSVRGDDGLDSPMSQAAPRLDSLEEKLARIERSFG from the coding sequence ATGACATCGACGGACATAGAATTCAGCTGGGTGCTGGCGGCAGCGGTGCTGCTGATCGGATTCCTGGCGGCCGTCGCGCTGTTGACCCGAGGCCGGAAGCCCAGGAAGGACGCCGGGGACTCCTCCGACTCCTGGGAGCGCCTGGAGACAACGCGCCGGCGCCGGGAGCGGATCTACGCCTCCGCCTCCTACACGCTGCTGTTCTGCTGCGCGGGGGTGGCCGCGGCGCTGTCGTTCCAGGGCCTGGTGGGCTTCGGCCGGCAGAACCTCGACCTGTCCAACGGGTGGGAGTACCTGGTCCCGTTCGGCCTCGACGGCGCGGCGATGTTCTGCGCGGTCATCGCGGTGCGCGAGGCGAGCCACGGTGACTCCTCGATGGGCTCGCGGATGCTGGTGTGGATGTTCGCCGGTGCCGCCGCCTGGTTCAACTGGGTGCACGCGCCGCGCGGCACGGGCCACGCGGGCGCCGCGCACTTCTTCGCCGGGATGTCCCTGTCGGCCGCCGTCCTCTTCGACCGGGCGCTGAAGCAGACCCGCCGGACCGCGCTGCGCGAACAGGGCCTGGTGCCGCGGCCGATGCCCCAGATCCGCTTCGTCCGCTGGATGCGGGCGCCGCGCGAGACGTTCGGCGCCTGGTCGCTGATGCTGCTGGAGAACGTGCGGACGCTGGACGAGGCCGTCGAAGAGGTCCGCGACGAGCGCCGGAAGAAGGACGAGCAGCGCACGGTGCGGCGCGAGCAGCGGAAGCTGGAGCGCGCCCGGATGCGGGCGCTGGGCGGCCACCACAACATGCTCGGCCGTGGCGCGGTGGCCCAGGTCCCGGCGCCGAGTGAGCCCGCCGCCCTGGAGTCGGGCCTCCCCCGCCGCGCCCTGCACGCCCCGCCGGAGGACCCCCTGACCACGGCCGCTCCCGGCCGGAGCGTGCGCGGCGACGACGGCCTGGACTCCCCCATGTCCCAGGCCGCCCCGCGGCTGGACTCCCTCGAAGAGAAGCTGGCCCGGATCGAGCGCTCCTTCGGCTGA